A stretch of Maridesulfovibrio zosterae DSM 11974 DNA encodes these proteins:
- a CDS encoding Zn-dependent hydrolase has product MEKLHTNPERLKKFLTEIAVFGATENNGVSRLALSDEDKGARDQLAKWFKEAGCEMEIDRMGNMFFIRPGKDRSLPPVMTGSHCDSQPQGGRFDGILGIITGLETVCALNDAGVQLERDFIVVNWTNEEGSRFTPGTTGSGVFAGELDMEEMYALTDRNGCTFGEELKRINYMGKKDFNPQPLHANFECHIEQGPVLENVGKPIGVPKGIVCLRWYDVEIQGVPNHVGPTPMNDRKDALYAFSCMNQRIFELGLAAGNVVASVGEVHATPNSRNVIPGHVKFTIDIRGWDEPLTDQVCTDIEEAINSISKKLGMSVNIRCVWKVRRAPFSPELVSMIHETAKELNLPAHDMVSGASHDTVYINQLSPSAMIFVPSIGGRSHAEVEETSWADCAAGADVLLNCVYKTANDPAGTAYTLGE; this is encoded by the coding sequence ATGGAAAAACTTCACACTAACCCTGAAAGACTTAAAAAATTCTTAACAGAGATTGCTGTTTTCGGGGCAACAGAAAATAATGGGGTCAGTCGCCTTGCCCTCAGCGATGAAGATAAGGGAGCCCGTGACCAGCTTGCCAAATGGTTCAAAGAAGCAGGCTGTGAGATGGAAATTGACAGGATGGGAAACATGTTTTTTATCCGTCCGGGAAAAGACCGCTCTCTTCCTCCGGTCATGACCGGTTCTCATTGCGATTCTCAGCCTCAAGGAGGAAGATTTGATGGAATTCTAGGTATTATTACCGGACTGGAAACTGTTTGTGCATTAAATGATGCAGGAGTTCAGCTTGAACGGGATTTCATTGTCGTTAACTGGACTAACGAAGAAGGAAGCAGGTTCACTCCCGGTACCACGGGGTCCGGTGTCTTTGCCGGTGAACTGGACATGGAAGAAATGTATGCTCTGACTGATCGCAACGGATGTACTTTCGGTGAAGAACTAAAGCGCATAAACTATATGGGCAAAAAAGATTTCAACCCGCAGCCTCTGCATGCAAACTTTGAATGCCACATTGAGCAGGGTCCTGTTCTGGAAAATGTAGGCAAACCTATCGGTGTTCCCAAAGGGATTGTCTGCCTGCGCTGGTATGATGTTGAAATTCAGGGCGTACCAAATCATGTCGGCCCCACCCCCATGAATGACCGTAAAGACGCTCTTTATGCTTTTTCCTGCATGAACCAGAGGATATTCGAGCTGGGTCTGGCGGCAGGAAATGTTGTGGCGTCTGTGGGAGAAGTTCACGCAACTCCGAACTCACGCAACGTTATTCCCGGTCATGTGAAGTTCACTATTGATATCAGAGGATGGGATGAACCGCTGACAGATCAAGTCTGTACGGATATTGAAGAAGCCATAAATTCCATCAGCAAAAAATTGGGTATGAGCGTTAATATCCGCTGTGTATGGAAAGTCAGACGGGCTCCTTTCTCGCCGGAACTGGTCTCCATGATTCATGAGACTGCAAAAGAACTGAATCTTCCTGCACATGATATGGTTTCCGGAGCCTCTCATGACACAGTCTACATTAACCAGTTATCTCCAAGTGCCATGATTTTCGTTCCCAGCATCGGAGGCCGGAGCCACGCCGAAGTAGAAGAGACCTCTTGGGCGGACTGCGCTGCAGGAGCAGATGTACTTCTTAACTGCGTATACAAAACAGCCAATGATCCGGCAGGAACAGCCTACACTTTAGGCGAATAA
- a CDS encoding amino acid ABC transporter ATP-binding protein: protein MSLVLVKDICKSFGELEVLKGVDFNVEKGEVVAIIGRSGSGKSTLLRILNGLESFDSGFMAIEGTRVTGLEPDLRPLRLNVGMVFQQFNLFPHLTAGENVMLAPQQVKGVPKKEVKDLAVKMLSKVGLADKFESYPDQLSGGQQQRVAIARSLAMEPKVLLCDEITSALDPELVGEVLEVVQSLAADGMTLVMVTHEMRFAREVGSKLIFMHEGKVHEMGNPKELFANPSTPELTSFISSIH from the coding sequence ATGTCGCTGGTTCTCGTTAAAGATATCTGTAAAAGTTTTGGTGAACTTGAAGTTCTCAAAGGTGTAGATTTTAATGTTGAAAAAGGAGAAGTCGTTGCCATTATCGGACGAAGCGGCTCAGGTAAATCTACTCTCCTCCGCATATTGAACGGCCTTGAAAGTTTTGATTCAGGATTCATGGCTATAGAAGGAACAAGAGTCACCGGACTTGAACCTGATCTGCGCCCCTTACGTCTGAATGTCGGCATGGTGTTCCAGCAGTTCAATCTGTTCCCGCATTTAACTGCCGGAGAAAATGTCATGTTGGCACCGCAGCAGGTAAAAGGCGTTCCCAAAAAAGAAGTTAAGGATCTTGCTGTAAAAATGCTCTCCAAAGTAGGCCTTGCTGATAAATTTGAATCCTACCCGGACCAGTTATCTGGTGGACAGCAGCAAAGGGTAGCAATTGCCCGTTCGCTGGCTATGGAACCCAAAGTACTGCTTTGTGATGAAATAACCTCTGCTCTTGATCCGGAACTGGTCGGCGAAGTTCTTGAAGTTGTCCAAAGCCTTGCCGCAGATGGCATGACCCTTGTCATGGTTACGCATGAAATGCGCTTTGCCCGTGAAGTAGGAAGTAAACTTATCTTCATGCATGAAGGAAAAGTCCATGAAATGGGCAATCCTAAAGAGCTTTTCGCAAATCCATCAACACCTGAACTGACCTCATTTATCAGTTCCATTCACTAA
- a CDS encoding amino acid ABC transporter permease yields MIEFTLWDIIHHLLIGAGWTIMLSSIAFVLGGIVGLLILFARISSRPALPTFAKLYIEFFQDTPLLMQLFLIFFGVALLGVDISPLLTATLGLTFFTSAYLAEIWRGCVESISTGQWEAGECLALSRWQQMRFVILPQAMRIAIPPTVGFSVQVVKGTAVTSIIGFMEITKTGSMISNATFKPLLVYSLVALGYFIICFPLSAFARRVERRFHVAGSR; encoded by the coding sequence ATGATTGAATTCACTCTCTGGGATATTATCCATCATCTCCTTATTGGAGCAGGATGGACAATAATGCTGTCATCCATTGCATTTGTACTGGGAGGAATAGTCGGACTGCTGATACTGTTTGCCAGAATTTCATCCCGCCCGGCTCTGCCAACATTCGCAAAACTGTACATTGAATTTTTTCAGGACACCCCGTTGCTTATGCAGCTTTTTCTGATTTTCTTCGGTGTCGCACTGCTGGGAGTCGATATATCTCCACTACTGACTGCAACACTTGGACTTACCTTTTTCACCAGTGCGTATTTAGCTGAGATATGGCGAGGCTGTGTTGAGTCCATCTCTACAGGACAATGGGAAGCAGGTGAATGCCTGGCTCTCAGTCGCTGGCAGCAAATGCGCTTTGTAATTCTTCCGCAGGCAATGCGCATTGCCATCCCCCCCACTGTTGGCTTTTCAGTTCAGGTCGTTAAGGGGACGGCTGTCACATCAATTATCGGGTTTATGGAAATAACCAAAACAGGGTCCATGATCTCTAACGCAACTTTCAAACCTCTGCTGGTCTACTCGTTAGTTGCTCTTGGTTATTTTATAATATGTTTTCCACTGTCGGCTTTTGCCCGGCGAGTAGAAAGGAGGTTCCATGTCGCTGGTTCTCGTTAA
- a CDS encoding amino acid ABC transporter permease — MAYVFSIDPIIDNWELFAQGAAMTLLLTALGSTVGIATGILGAVSRAWKLPILSPIYAIYVECIRNTPFLVQLYFIFFGLPKMGIKLSGGEASFLAMALNLGAYSTEIIRAGVMSIPNGLIEAAESLALNKRQTFRHVILRPALKNVWPALCSQIIIVMLGSAVCSQVATQELTYVANLIQSRTFRAFEIYAFSTLMYLVLAIIVRKALTLFGRYVIVGRAS, encoded by the coding sequence ATGGCATACGTATTTTCAATAGACCCCATTATAGACAACTGGGAGCTTTTTGCCCAAGGGGCGGCAATGACATTACTCCTAACAGCTCTAGGCTCCACGGTCGGTATAGCAACAGGTATTTTAGGAGCTGTTTCAAGAGCATGGAAACTTCCTATCCTAAGCCCCATTTATGCAATTTATGTAGAGTGCATCAGAAACACTCCATTTCTGGTCCAATTATACTTTATTTTTTTCGGATTGCCGAAAATGGGAATTAAACTGAGCGGAGGGGAAGCATCTTTTCTGGCAATGGCTCTAAACCTCGGAGCTTACTCAACTGAAATCATCCGCGCGGGAGTAATGTCCATCCCAAATGGACTTATCGAAGCAGCAGAATCACTGGCATTGAACAAACGACAGACATTCAGGCATGTTATTTTACGACCGGCACTTAAAAATGTCTGGCCGGCCCTTTGCAGCCAGATAATAATCGTTATGCTCGGCTCAGCTGTCTGCTCACAGGTGGCAACACAGGAACTTACCTATGTTGCAAACCTCATCCAGTCCCGTACTTTCAGGGCTTTTGAAATCTATGCTTTCAGTACTCTTATGTATCTTGTACTCGCAATAATTGTCCGCAAAGCACTCACTCTTTTCGGCCGCTATGTCATCGTAGGGAGGGCTTCATGA
- a CDS encoding transporter substrate-binding domain-containing protein: protein MKKTLNCTLRIIATALIMSTLFMTTIAGADTDVLTKIKTSGTLKVAVPQDFPPFGSVGPDMNPVGYDIDMATLIASKLGVKVKLVPVTSTNRIPYLTTGKVDLVISSLGKNPKRAAVIDFADAYAPFFNGVFGPAESKVSKAADLAGKSIAVTRGSIEDLELTKIAPSSTSIKRFEDNSSTIAAYLSGQVDLVATGNVVAASINEKKPNKMLATKFMVKDSPCYVGLAKEQPKLMAKINEIIAAAKKDGSLEAISEKWLHNPLPATL from the coding sequence ATGAAAAAAACTCTGAATTGTACATTACGGATTATCGCAACAGCTCTGATAATGAGCACACTGTTCATGACTACCATAGCCGGAGCAGATACAGACGTTCTGACTAAGATCAAAACAAGCGGAACTCTCAAGGTCGCTGTGCCTCAGGACTTCCCCCCTTTTGGATCAGTCGGACCGGACATGAACCCGGTAGGTTATGACATCGACATGGCTACACTCATTGCAAGCAAACTGGGTGTAAAAGTAAAGCTGGTCCCTGTAACCAGCACAAACAGAATTCCTTACCTGACTACTGGAAAGGTTGACCTTGTAATTTCTTCTCTCGGTAAGAATCCCAAAAGAGCTGCAGTAATAGATTTTGCTGATGCATACGCTCCATTCTTCAACGGAGTGTTCGGTCCTGCAGAATCTAAGGTATCAAAAGCCGCTGATCTTGCAGGCAAGAGCATTGCTGTAACACGCGGTTCTATTGAAGATCTTGAACTGACTAAAATTGCCCCCTCATCTACTTCAATCAAACGCTTTGAAGATAACAGCTCAACAATTGCCGCATACCTCTCAGGTCAGGTTGACCTCGTAGCAACAGGAAACGTTGTTGCTGCTTCCATCAATGAAAAAAAACCAAACAAAATGCTGGCTACAAAATTCATGGTTAAAGACTCTCCATGTTATGTAGGCCTTGCCAAAGAGCAGCCTAAATTGATGGCAAAAATTAACGAAATTATTGCCGCTGCCAAAAAAGACGGATCTCTTGAAGCTATTTCTGAAAAATGGCTCCATAACCCACTCCCCGCGACTCTGTAG
- a CDS encoding FadR/GntR family transcriptional regulator translates to MNSSALFTYQKNTGGRMSRTDEAVEAITSMIMDNGWGGGYKLPSQRSLAETLEFSRPTVREALVAMETLGSVVIQPGKGVFVSGGHSATPVVKPPSLERMVERSGLSGHGSQMYQFRYAIEPAIASLVALNATEAQIADMTVVVEAMVRAIEKEDFVGFFKLDFTFHSQMIEAANNRFFIEAMAPFLGLFFESQKIPQTEDSGVKETVDEHEMIMKCIAERKSVEARKAMEEHVRGVARRAGVRLLV, encoded by the coding sequence ATGAATTCAAGTGCCTTGTTTACTTATCAAAAAAATACTGGTGGCCGTATGTCCCGTACAGATGAAGCGGTCGAGGCCATTACCTCCATGATTATGGATAATGGCTGGGGCGGAGGGTATAAACTGCCATCACAGAGATCATTGGCTGAGACGCTTGAGTTCAGCCGCCCAACAGTGCGCGAGGCGCTTGTGGCAATGGAGACTTTGGGCAGCGTGGTGATTCAGCCCGGAAAGGGGGTTTTCGTTTCAGGAGGACACAGTGCCACTCCTGTTGTTAAACCTCCTTCTTTGGAGCGTATGGTAGAGCGGTCAGGGCTTTCCGGCCATGGTTCACAAATGTACCAATTTAGGTATGCAATTGAACCAGCAATTGCCAGTCTTGTTGCGCTTAATGCAACTGAAGCTCAGATTGCGGATATGACTGTTGTCGTTGAAGCAATGGTTAGAGCAATTGAGAAAGAGGACTTTGTTGGATTTTTTAAACTTGACTTCACCTTTCATTCTCAAATGATAGAAGCTGCAAATAATAGGTTTTTTATAGAAGCTATGGCTCCATTTCTAGGTTTGTTTTTTGAGAGTCAGAAAATACCGCAAACTGAAGATAGCGGTGTGAAAGAAACGGTTGATGAACATGAAATGATAATGAAGTGTATAGCCGAACGTAAATCTGTTGAAGCCCGTAAAGCAATGGAAGAACATGTTCGTGGAGTAGCCAGGAGAGCTGGAGTCAGATTGCTGGTTTAA
- a CDS encoding carbohydrate ABC transporter permease, producing the protein MNTTNSTKAGIITPRSVLLYGLLFLMALFFLMPAYMAIITALKPPAEINLSTAWELPAKFHWSSFPEALRLLKPNIVSSVILTVCATVLSTILGSLNGYVFSKWKFKGSELIFTLFLFGMFIPYQVILIPLFQTLRAMNLYGGLPGLILAHVVYGLPITSLIFRNFYAQIPTALVESARLDGAGFFSIYTRIVFPLSIPGFVVTSLWQVTQIWNEFLWGICLTRHADNPITVGLAQLAGGQAVSWNLPMAGSIMAAAPVLAIYIFLGRYFIRGLLAGSVKE; encoded by the coding sequence ATGAACACTACGAACTCAACTAAAGCGGGAATAATAACACCCCGATCAGTTCTTCTCTATGGCCTCCTCTTTTTGATGGCTCTTTTCTTCCTCATGCCAGCATATATGGCAATAATTACAGCTCTTAAACCACCGGCAGAAATTAATCTCTCAACAGCTTGGGAGTTGCCTGCTAAGTTTCACTGGTCCAGCTTTCCAGAAGCACTTAGACTTTTGAAACCTAATATTGTCAGTTCCGTTATTCTGACTGTCTGTGCGACTGTCCTGTCAACGATTCTTGGATCATTAAACGGATATGTTTTTTCAAAATGGAAATTTAAAGGCAGTGAACTAATTTTTACTCTCTTTCTCTTTGGAATGTTCATTCCCTATCAAGTCATCCTGATCCCTCTTTTCCAGACTCTTAGAGCTATGAATCTATATGGAGGTCTGCCCGGTCTTATACTGGCTCACGTTGTATACGGACTGCCGATCACTTCGCTCATTTTCCGTAACTTCTATGCCCAGATCCCTACGGCGCTGGTTGAATCGGCAAGACTTGACGGGGCGGGATTCTTTTCCATTTATACCCGCATTGTTTTTCCTCTCTCCATACCGGGATTTGTAGTTACCAGCCTGTGGCAGGTCACTCAGATATGGAACGAATTTTTATGGGGAATATGTTTAACCCGCCATGCCGACAATCCCATTACAGTGGGGCTGGCCCAACTGGCCGGAGGACAGGCTGTAAGCTGGAATCTGCCTATGGCAGGATCAATCATGGCCGCAGCGCCGGTACTGGCAATTTATATTTTCCTTGGACGATACTTCATCCGAGGTCTTCTGGCAGGCTCTGTTAAGGAGTAA
- a CDS encoding carbohydrate ABC transporter permease — protein sequence MREASRDRLQAFLTLLPSIILIGIFVYGFIGNTIWISMTNWGGDGALALNPEMQFVGLENYIDLFTGFLSSGFRQDLVNAVYYSIMLLAGAISLGMFIAILLDQKPKGEDLLRTIFLYPMSLSFIVSGTIWRWLLAPQGGVNILPTYIGLPALDFKWTSSTRAVLEFNWQNLLQIFLYIAAFALILIGLWILKSNPDRAVKRWLGPGVIIGLCAWLGGSLLPQALFMEETHGFNLATLGIIIATVWQYSGYTMALYLAGFNGISQDLRDAAMLDGASETAYYRHIAIPMLKPITISAVIILSHISLKMFDIIFAMTGPDNAQTGHPALSMYMTTFRANDFARGAAIAIVLFMVAALFIVPYVVSQYRQRARG from the coding sequence ATGAGGGAAGCTTCACGGGACAGACTGCAAGCATTTTTAACGCTTCTGCCTTCCATCATTTTAATCGGGATTTTTGTCTACGGTTTTATAGGCAACACCATCTGGATTTCCATGACCAACTGGGGCGGCGACGGAGCGCTTGCTCTTAATCCTGAGATGCAATTTGTCGGTCTGGAAAACTATATCGATCTTTTCACCGGTTTTTTATCCAGTGGATTCAGACAGGATCTGGTCAACGCCGTATATTACTCAATTATGCTGCTGGCCGGAGCCATAAGCCTTGGCATGTTTATCGCTATACTGTTGGACCAGAAACCAAAAGGTGAAGACCTGCTGCGCACCATTTTTCTGTATCCCATGTCTCTGTCCTTTATAGTATCAGGTACAATCTGGCGCTGGCTGCTGGCCCCTCAGGGAGGAGTTAATATCCTTCCCACATACATAGGGCTGCCGGCCCTTGATTTTAAGTGGACCTCCAGCACCAGGGCAGTGCTGGAATTCAACTGGCAGAACCTGCTGCAAATATTTCTATATATTGCCGCCTTTGCACTGATTCTCATCGGTCTATGGATTCTTAAAAGCAATCCGGATCGGGCAGTTAAACGCTGGCTTGGTCCGGGAGTAATAATAGGACTTTGCGCATGGCTGGGCGGCAGTCTTCTGCCGCAGGCTCTGTTCATGGAAGAAACCCATGGTTTCAACCTTGCAACACTTGGAATCATCATTGCCACAGTATGGCAGTACTCAGGTTACACTATGGCTCTATACCTTGCCGGATTTAATGGCATCTCGCAGGACCTTCGTGATGCGGCCATGCTGGACGGAGCAAGTGAAACGGCTTATTACCGCCACATAGCTATTCCCATGCTTAAACCTATCACCATCAGTGCTGTGATCATTCTTTCTCATATTTCATTAAAAATGTTTGATATTATCTTTGCCATGACAGGGCCGGACAATGCTCAGACCGGACATCCGGCTTTAAGCATGTACATGACAACTTTCAGGGCCAACGACTTTGCCAGAGGTGCGGCTATAGCCATAGTTTTGTTCATGGTTGCAGCCTTGTTCATTGTCCCTTACGTGGTCAGCCAGTACAGACAAAGGGCTAGAGGTTAA
- a CDS encoding ABC transporter substrate-binding protein: MKMSLAKLCLVFAAVLLLAVPQVSQAKELSGDLEIFSWWAGDEGPALQALIKQYKAQNPKVNVIDATVSGGSGVNAKAVLKTRMLGNEPPDSFQVHSGQELIGTWVKADRMEDLTFLFKEQGWMDVFPEGLIKLIGTDDGIWSVPVNVHRSNVMWYIPANLKKWGVEAPKTWAEFLKIAPKLQKEGIVPLALAQNWTANHLWESVALASLGSDKWNALWSGKLRFDSPDVVKAWELFGKVLKYTNSDASSLSWQQATDMVIDGKAAFNIMGDWAAGYMSTTKKMVPGKDFDWSASPDTTGEFMFLADSFGLPKGAPNRDNAIAWLKVLGSKEGSDTFNPLKGSISARKDSDLSKYNVYLQSAAADFGKDIVVGSLAHGVAANETFMGGFAQVMEMFLKTHNAKAVSKACQQLADKAKIGK; the protein is encoded by the coding sequence ATGAAAATGTCCTTGGCAAAGTTATGCTTGGTTTTTGCCGCAGTCTTACTGCTGGCAGTTCCGCAGGTCTCACAGGCCAAAGAGCTTAGCGGCGATCTTGAAATTTTTTCCTGGTGGGCAGGCGATGAAGGTCCGGCTCTGCAGGCTTTGATCAAACAGTATAAAGCGCAGAACCCCAAAGTTAACGTTATCGACGCAACCGTCAGCGGTGGTTCCGGTGTTAACGCAAAAGCTGTTCTTAAAACTCGCATGCTCGGCAACGAACCTCCGGACAGTTTTCAGGTTCATTCAGGTCAGGAACTCATCGGTACATGGGTTAAAGCAGACCGTATGGAAGACCTTACTTTTCTATTCAAAGAACAGGGCTGGATGGATGTTTTTCCTGAAGGACTGATTAAACTCATCGGTACAGACGATGGAATCTGGTCAGTTCCTGTAAATGTACACCGCTCCAACGTTATGTGGTACATTCCTGCAAATCTTAAAAAATGGGGAGTTGAAGCTCCTAAAACATGGGCTGAATTTCTTAAAATTGCTCCCAAGCTTCAGAAAGAAGGCATAGTTCCTCTGGCACTGGCTCAAAACTGGACAGCAAACCACCTCTGGGAATCAGTTGCTCTGGCATCGTTAGGTTCTGACAAATGGAACGCTCTCTGGTCAGGTAAACTGAGATTCGACAGCCCTGATGTTGTAAAAGCATGGGAGCTTTTCGGCAAAGTTCTTAAATACACCAACTCCGACGCCTCTTCTCTGTCATGGCAGCAGGCTACTGACATGGTGATTGACGGTAAAGCAGCTTTTAACATCATGGGTGACTGGGCAGCAGGCTATATGTCCACAACCAAAAAGATGGTTCCGGGTAAAGACTTCGACTGGTCGGCATCTCCTGATACCACTGGTGAATTCATGTTCCTTGCAGACTCATTCGGCCTGCCCAAAGGAGCACCGAACCGTGACAACGCTATTGCATGGCTTAAAGTCCTAGGCTCTAAAGAAGGCAGTGATACTTTCAACCCCCTCAAGGGTTCGATCTCCGCACGCAAGGACTCTGATCTCAGTAAATACAATGTCTATCTTCAGTCCGCAGCTGCTGACTTCGGTAAAGACATCGTTGTTGGTTCTCTTGCTCACGGCGTAGCAGCGAATGAAACATTCATGGGCGGTTTTGCACAGGTCATGGAAATGTTCCTTAAAACCCATAATGCTAAAGCTGTTTCCAAAGCCTGCCAGCAGCTTGCTGACAAAGCTAAAATCGGTAAATAA
- a CDS encoding ABC transporter ATP-binding protein, whose product MANVELKNVIKRYGSVEVIHGVDLSVNENEFIVLVGPSGCGKSTLLRMVAGLENLSGGEIHIGDRVVNNVSPKDRNVAMVFQNYALYPHMTVGENMGFSLKMHKRSKEEIESRVNEAARILELEPYLHRKPAELSGGQRQRVAMGRAMVRNPDVFLFDEPLSNLDAQLRTQMRMELRKMHLRLRTTTIYVTHDQIEAMTLADRIVILKDGYIQQVGSPVEVFEKPNNVFVAKFIGNPPMNILEGVCKVIDGKRYVVIGKTRFPIQDGVAKSIVDGSPVLAGLRPDSIKMGQNIERLPKDWWCHGEVVVSEILGAHSLLEIVIDGENELIAEVEGRIIAHPGETVPIGFEFDRMVLFDPQTQEALY is encoded by the coding sequence ATGGCAAACGTAGAACTTAAAAATGTCATTAAGCGGTATGGCTCAGTTGAAGTCATCCACGGAGTTGATCTTTCTGTAAATGAAAACGAATTTATTGTTCTTGTCGGCCCTTCAGGATGCGGCAAATCCACCCTGCTGCGTATGGTGGCGGGGCTAGAAAATCTCAGTGGTGGTGAAATTCATATCGGAGATCGGGTGGTTAACAATGTTTCACCCAAAGATCGTAACGTAGCCATGGTTTTCCAGAACTATGCCCTGTATCCACATATGACTGTTGGCGAAAACATGGGTTTCTCACTCAAGATGCATAAAAGAAGCAAAGAGGAAATTGAATCCAGAGTTAATGAAGCTGCCAGAATACTCGAGCTTGAACCATATCTTCACCGCAAACCGGCTGAACTTTCCGGTGGTCAGCGTCAGCGTGTTGCCATGGGCAGAGCCATGGTCCGCAACCCTGATGTATTCCTCTTTGATGAACCTCTTTCAAATCTTGATGCTCAGCTCAGAACGCAAATGCGCATGGAACTCAGAAAAATGCATTTGCGACTTAGAACTACAACCATCTATGTCACCCACGACCAGATCGAAGCCATGACCCTTGCTGACCGCATCGTCATCCTTAAAGATGGATATATTCAGCAGGTAGGCAGTCCGGTTGAAGTCTTTGAAAAGCCTAATAATGTTTTTGTTGCTAAATTTATCGGAAATCCCCCCATGAACATTCTGGAAGGCGTATGCAAAGTAATTGACGGCAAACGCTATGTGGTTATCGGTAAAACAAGATTCCCTATTCAGGATGGAGTGGCAAAAAGCATTGTTGACGGATCTCCAGTACTTGCAGGACTCAGACCTGACTCTATCAAAATGGGACAGAACATAGAACGCCTTCCTAAAGACTGGTGGTGTCATGGTGAAGTTGTTGTTTCTGAAATTTTAGGAGCCCACTCCCTGCTTGAGATCGTCATTGACGGAGAAAACGAACTTATTGCTGAAGTTGAAGGACGAATTATTGCCCATCCAGGTGAAACCGTTCCTATTGGATTTGAATTTGACCGCATGGTCCTTTTTGACCCGCAAACGCAAGAGGCGCTTTATTAG
- a CDS encoding aldose epimerase family protein — translation MSHNKKCWGTTEQGVDVHLHTISNEGGFEACVATYGATLTKLKVPMSEGRKLDVVLGFDQLTGYLQDKNYIGSTIGRTSSRISGATFNLLGKQYFLDRNERDNHLHGGEKGFNSRIWTESTTTASSNQTIKLSYESPDSEGGYPGNLKVYVTYTLIENGLRISYKAETDKPTPVNMTAHPYFNLDGDGKDAGNHELKIFSDHILYFDENLIPNGEFIPVAGTNADFSEFSPLNCSTTNTSGHPVKHDCFYPLNSGKDKLSLGALARSHSSGLEMEIATTQCGIQLYSGDYLSKNTVGKQGCIYGPRSGFCLEPQTHPDALNRPEFPSIILHPGNIYEHITEYRFRKFSKRD, via the coding sequence ATGAGTCACAATAAAAAATGCTGGGGTACAACAGAACAAGGAGTGGATGTACACCTGCACACCATCAGCAACGAGGGAGGTTTTGAAGCCTGTGTTGCAACATATGGAGCGACCCTGACAAAGCTTAAAGTACCGATGTCAGAAGGCCGCAAACTTGATGTAGTTCTCGGGTTTGATCAACTTACCGGTTACCTGCAGGATAAAAACTATATTGGCTCAACTATAGGCAGAACCTCAAGCCGTATATCCGGTGCAACCTTTAACCTACTAGGTAAACAATATTTCCTCGACAGAAATGAAAGAGACAATCACCTGCATGGTGGAGAGAAAGGCTTCAACAGCCGCATATGGACAGAATCTACTACAACGGCATCAAGCAATCAGACTATTAAACTCAGCTATGAAAGTCCGGATTCAGAAGGTGGCTACCCGGGGAATCTGAAAGTATACGTAACTTACACTTTAATCGAAAATGGACTGCGCATTTCATATAAAGCAGAGACAGACAAGCCAACACCGGTGAACATGACCGCTCATCCTTATTTCAATCTGGACGGAGACGGAAAAGATGCCGGTAATCATGAACTGAAAATTTTTTCCGACCACATACTTTATTTTGATGAAAATCTCATCCCGAACGGTGAATTTATTCCTGTTGCCGGAACAAATGCGGATTTTTCTGAATTTTCTCCTTTGAATTGTTCAACGACAAACACTTCAGGGCATCCTGTTAAACATGACTGCTTTTATCCATTAAATTCTGGAAAAGATAAGCTATCGCTGGGCGCGTTAGCCAGAAGTCATTCTTCCGGACTGGAAATGGAAATTGCGACTACTCAGTGCGGGATACAATTGTATTCCGGAGACTATCTTTCTAAAAATACGGTTGGAAAACAGGGATGTATTTACGGACCTCGCTCAGGTTTCTGTCTTGAGCCGCAGACACATCCAGACGCCCTGAACAGGCCTGAATTCCCATCCATTATTTTACATCCCGGTAATATATACGAGCATATAACAGAGTACAGGTTCCGGAAATTCAGTAAACGGGACTAA